A portion of the Longimicrobiaceae bacterium genome contains these proteins:
- a CDS encoding carbamoyltransferase — MMKILGISAFYHDSAAALLVDGEIVAAAQEERFTRRKQDARFPHAAVAYCLAEGGIDASALDYVVFYEKPLAKFERLLATYRAFAPEGWESFRLALPLWANEKLDLPGEIRAALRTYSGPLLFTDHHESHAASAFFPSPFEGAAILTLDAVGEWGTSSLGTGQGNRISLSHEMRFPHSLGMLYSAFTYYTGFKVNSGEYKLMGLAPYGVPRFVDTILDRMVELRDDGSIWMDMSYFNYCQGLTMTSEHFHELFGGPPRRPESPITQKEMDLAASIQMVCEEVVLRASRHVHRLTGMRNLVLSGGVALNCVANGRILREGPFERIWVQPAAGDAGGALGAALLVWHHYLKRPRAAAPSDSQQGSLLGPAFSNDDIGVFLDSVGARYELLSESALLDRVARLLDDEKIIGWFHGRMEYGPRALGSRSIIGDARSPRMQRVMNLKIKFRESFRPFAPCVLREHASEVFEMQPEEESPYMLVVAPVRDRWRIPLDADARRKMTDPDLRIRVSVPRSTLPAITHVDYSARIQTVDAERYGRYYRLMKRFYELTGCPVIVNTSFNIRGEPIVCSPEDAYRCFMGTDIDCLVLENYLLMKEDQPAEARIDAEAYRAQFTLD; from the coding sequence TATTGATGCTTCCGCCCTGGACTACGTCGTGTTCTATGAGAAGCCCTTGGCGAAGTTTGAACGGCTACTCGCGACGTACCGTGCGTTCGCACCCGAGGGCTGGGAGTCATTCCGGCTGGCCCTGCCGCTCTGGGCGAACGAGAAGCTGGATCTACCCGGTGAGATCCGTGCCGCGCTTCGCACATACTCCGGGCCGCTGCTCTTCACGGACCATCATGAATCCCATGCTGCTAGCGCGTTCTTTCCGTCGCCTTTTGAAGGGGCAGCGATTCTGACTCTGGACGCGGTCGGCGAATGGGGGACCAGCTCGCTCGGGACCGGGCAGGGCAACCGGATTTCTCTGAGCCACGAGATGCGATTCCCGCATTCGCTGGGAATGCTCTATTCCGCATTCACCTACTACACGGGCTTCAAGGTGAACTCGGGAGAGTACAAGCTGATGGGCCTCGCGCCCTACGGCGTGCCGCGCTTCGTGGACACGATCCTCGATCGGATGGTGGAGCTCCGGGACGACGGCTCCATCTGGATGGATATGTCCTACTTCAACTATTGCCAGGGACTCACCATGACCTCGGAGCACTTTCACGAGCTCTTTGGCGGTCCGCCCCGTCGTCCCGAGAGCCCGATTACCCAGAAAGAAATGGACTTGGCGGCGTCGATCCAGATGGTATGCGAGGAGGTAGTACTTCGGGCGTCGCGGCATGTCCACCGGCTCACCGGGATGCGGAACCTAGTACTCTCCGGCGGAGTGGCCCTTAACTGTGTTGCCAACGGGCGGATCCTACGTGAGGGTCCTTTCGAGCGGATCTGGGTGCAACCCGCCGCCGGGGATGCCGGCGGGGCCCTGGGAGCCGCTCTCCTCGTGTGGCATCATTACCTGAAGCGGCCGCGGGCGGCTGCTCCGAGTGACAGTCAACAGGGATCGCTGCTGGGTCCCGCGTTCAGCAACGACGACATTGGCGTCTTCCTGGACTCCGTCGGGGCGCGCTATGAACTCTTGAGCGAATCGGCCCTGCTGGATCGAGTGGCGCGACTTCTCGATGACGAGAAGATCATTGGCTGGTTCCACGGGCGGATGGAGTACGGTCCGCGAGCGCTGGGTTCGCGGAGCATAATCGGGGACGCGCGCTCGCCGCGGATGCAGCGCGTGATGAACCTGAAGATCAAATTTCGCGAATCATTCCGGCCTTTTGCTCCGTGCGTGTTACGCGAGCACGCGAGCGAAGTCTTCGAGATGCAACCGGAAGAGGAGAGCCCGTACATGCTGGTCGTGGCACCGGTACGCGACCGGTGGAGAATACCCCTCGATGCCGATGCGCGTCGGAAAATGACCGACCCCGATCTCCGCATTCGCGTGTCTGTACCACGCTCCACGCTTCCTGCCATCACGCACGTGGATTATTCGGCTCGAATCCAGACAGTGGATGCCGAACGGTACGGCCGGTACTACCGGCTCATGAAGCGTTTCTATGAGCTCACCGGGTGCCCGGTTATCGTCAATACGAGCTTCAATATTCGCGGGGAGCCAATCGTGTGTTCGCCCGAAGATGCATACCGCTGCTTCATGGGAACCGATATCGACTGCCTCGTTCTGGAGAACTACCTGCTAATGAAGGAAGATCAGCCAGCCGAGGCGCGGATAGACGCTGAAGCCTATCGAGCACAGTTCACCTTGGATTGA